Proteins from a single region of Hymenobacter aquaticus:
- the pckA gene encoding phosphoenolpyruvate carboxykinase (ATP), which yields MDTAATTSLRNRLQPLGFSQTGEVHLNLTPAELVEHALRRGEGTLTDTGALMADTGKFTGRSPKDRFVVKDANTADSVWWGDINIPFDADKFDQLHTKMVQYLADKELYVREAYAGANPDYQLKLRVVNELAWHNLFCYNMFLRPAEGADTSWLPDFTIICAPGFEADPAVDGTRQANFAILNFTKKMILIGGTGYAGEMKKGIFGVLNYLLPYEHNTLSMHCSANVGKDGDTAVFFGLSGTGKTTLSADPNRGLIGDDEHGWTPDAGIFNFEGGCYAKVIDLSREKEPQIWDAIKFGSIVENTRFIPGTHTVDYANKSVTENTRTAYPISYIDNAIEPSVADAPKNIFFLTADAFGVLPPISKLDKSHAMYHFMSGYTAKVAGTEMGVTEPQTTFSACFGAVFLPLHPTKYAEMLGQKMDENPDVNVWLINTGWTGGSYGVGSRMKLGYTRAMITAALNGELHDVTFTKHPIFGVEVPAAVPGVPTDILDPRNTWSDKEAYDKTAAALADKFVNNFQKYADFANEEILAGAPKVAEVTA from the coding sequence ATGGACACTGCCGCTACCACTTCTCTCCGCAATCGTTTGCAGCCACTCGGTTTCTCCCAAACCGGCGAAGTACACCTCAATCTGACGCCGGCCGAGCTTGTTGAGCACGCCCTGCGCCGGGGTGAAGGCACGCTCACCGACACCGGTGCCCTGATGGCCGACACCGGCAAGTTCACCGGCCGCTCGCCCAAAGACCGTTTCGTGGTGAAGGACGCCAACACGGCCGACTCCGTATGGTGGGGCGACATCAACATCCCCTTCGACGCCGACAAGTTTGACCAGCTGCACACCAAAATGGTGCAGTACCTGGCCGATAAGGAGCTGTACGTGCGCGAAGCCTACGCCGGCGCCAACCCCGACTACCAGCTGAAGCTGCGCGTGGTGAACGAGCTGGCCTGGCACAACCTGTTCTGCTACAACATGTTCCTGCGCCCCGCGGAAGGCGCTGACACGTCATGGCTGCCCGACTTTACCATCATCTGCGCCCCCGGCTTCGAGGCCGACCCCGCCGTGGATGGCACCCGGCAAGCCAACTTCGCCATTCTGAACTTCACCAAGAAGATGATTCTGATTGGCGGCACGGGCTACGCCGGCGAGATGAAGAAAGGCATTTTTGGGGTGCTCAACTACCTGCTGCCCTACGAGCACAACACCCTGAGCATGCACTGCTCGGCCAACGTGGGCAAGGACGGCGACACGGCCGTCTTCTTCGGCCTCTCGGGCACGGGCAAAACGACGCTGTCGGCCGACCCGAACCGCGGCCTGATCGGCGACGACGAGCACGGCTGGACGCCCGACGCGGGCATCTTCAACTTCGAGGGCGGCTGCTACGCCAAGGTTATCGACCTGAGCCGCGAGAAGGAGCCCCAGATCTGGGACGCCATTAAGTTCGGCTCCATCGTGGAGAATACCCGCTTTATACCCGGCACCCACACGGTAGACTACGCCAACAAGAGCGTAACGGAAAACACGCGCACGGCCTACCCTATCAGCTACATCGACAACGCCATTGAGCCCTCGGTAGCCGATGCTCCCAAGAACATCTTCTTCCTGACGGCCGATGCGTTTGGCGTGCTGCCTCCCATCAGCAAGCTCGACAAGAGCCACGCCATGTACCACTTCATGAGTGGCTACACGGCCAAGGTAGCGGGCACCGAAATGGGTGTTACTGAGCCCCAGACCACTTTCTCGGCCTGCTTCGGCGCCGTGTTCCTGCCCCTGCACCCGACCAAGTACGCCGAGATGCTGGGCCAGAAAATGGACGAGAACCCCGACGTGAACGTGTGGCTGATCAACACGGGCTGGACGGGCGGCTCCTACGGCGTGGGCTCGCGCATGAAGCTGGGCTACACCCGGGCCATGATTACGGCCGCCCTGAACGGCGAGCTGCACGACGTGACCTTCACCAAGCACCCCATCTTTGGGGTGGAAGTGCCCGCCGCCGTGCCCGGCGTGCCCACCGACATTCTGGACCCGCGCAACACCTGGTCGGACAAGGAAGCCTACGACAAAACCGCCGCCGCCCTGGCCGATAAGTTTGTCAACAACTTCCAGAAATACGCCGACTTCGCCAACGAGGAAATCCTGGCCGGCGCACCCAAAGTAGCCGAGGTAACGGCTTAA
- a CDS encoding SDR family oxidoreductase, with protein sequence MATKLKKLSKQVLVITGASSGIGLVTARMAAEKGAKLVLAARSENALRQLCDEINDAGGHATYVVADVSNQDDVRRVAQAAQAEFGGFDTWINDAGVSIYGKLEDIPVEDMRKLFDTNVWGLIYGSMEAVKHLKQRGGAIINVGSILSESTAILQTIYSASKHAVKGFTDGLRMELEMDEAPVVVTLIKPAAIDTPYPLHAKNYMEREAQHAPPAYAPETVARAILHCCEVPEREITVGGGGRAMVGMAHLAPRLLDKFMENVFAKQEKADYAPRPLHQNGLDHAAGRLEERGNYPGHTRETSLYTTATIHPLVTAAVAGAVGLGVAALVRKSKNGTTTTAAADSAVTEANSAQWVE encoded by the coding sequence ATGGCCACCAAACTCAAAAAACTATCCAAGCAGGTACTTGTCATCACCGGCGCGTCCTCGGGCATCGGGCTCGTCACGGCCCGCATGGCGGCCGAAAAAGGCGCGAAGCTCGTGCTGGCCGCCCGCAGTGAAAACGCCCTGCGCCAGCTCTGCGACGAAATCAACGACGCCGGCGGCCACGCCACCTACGTGGTAGCCGACGTGAGCAACCAGGACGACGTGCGCCGCGTGGCCCAGGCCGCCCAGGCCGAGTTCGGCGGCTTCGACACCTGGATTAACGACGCGGGTGTGTCGATCTACGGCAAGCTGGAGGATATTCCGGTGGAAGACATGCGCAAATTGTTCGATACCAACGTCTGGGGCCTGATTTACGGCTCAATGGAAGCCGTGAAGCACCTCAAGCAGCGCGGCGGGGCCATCATCAACGTCGGCAGCATCCTGTCGGAAAGCACGGCCATTCTGCAAACCATTTACTCGGCCAGCAAGCACGCCGTGAAAGGCTTCACCGACGGCCTGCGCATGGAGCTGGAAATGGACGAGGCCCCGGTAGTCGTCACCCTGATCAAGCCCGCCGCCATCGACACACCCTATCCGCTGCACGCCAAAAACTACATGGAGCGCGAGGCCCAGCACGCCCCGCCCGCCTACGCCCCCGAAACCGTGGCCCGCGCTATTCTGCACTGCTGCGAGGTGCCCGAGCGCGAAATCACCGTGGGCGGCGGCGGCCGGGCCATGGTGGGTATGGCGCACCTGGCTCCGCGTCTGCTCGATAAGTTTATGGAAAACGTGTTTGCCAAGCAGGAAAAAGCCGACTACGCCCCGCGCCCCCTCCACCAGAACGGCCTCGACCACGCCGCTGGCCGCCTCGAGGAGCGCGGCAACTACCCCGGCCACACCCGGGAAACCAGCCTCTACACTACCGCCACCATTCACCCGCTGGTAACGGCCGCCGTGGCCGGGGCCGTAGGGCTAGGAGTAGCGGCTCTGGTGCGCAAATCCAAAAACGGCACCACTACCACCGCCGCCGCCGATTCTGCCGTGACGGAGGCCAACAGCGCCCAGTGGGTGGAGTAG